Genomic window (Vigna radiata var. radiata cultivar VC1973A chromosome 1, Vradiata_ver6, whole genome shotgun sequence):
ATCTTGGGTAAGAAGAGTTGTAGTCAAGCATTGTGTTCTTGAGGTGCTCCTAAGGATATGTCTCGTTCATCAACCTCTTGTAAATGTTTGGGTTCGTCCATGCAACATAGTATTGGGAGTGTGAAGAGGTTGGGTGCAAAACCATTAATCTTTGGGGTTGCCCTAAATTTTGGGTTTTGACGAAGGACTTTGTGTTGTTCTTGAACAGGGTGGGAGTGACGAATTGGTTGGGTGCAACTTCTTTGAGTGGTGCTTTGAAGAAGGAAATGAAGGAGTGGTAGAAGAAAGGAGTGCTACTGCACGAGGTGAAGAAGTGGGTTTGATGAGTATGGAAGAAAGTTATCGTGAAAAGATGAGAATGGCTTATGTGGAGAAAACCTTACTTAGGTTGGAAAAGTGGTTTAAAATCTTAGTGGGGATGTTGTTTGTGAACTTTATTTTCAAGGTAATTTTAGTGTCACTGTTGCTGAAAGTTGGGTGAAACTTGTATTAGTGGGGATGTTTTGATTTCAGTGGTTTTTTATTTCAGTAATGTGGTATGAAGCTTTTCATGGCTTATGTTGTATGCATCATGGCTTATATCAGAAATAAAATGGTGATTTGAATGGCCAATTTGCAGAAAAGTGTtctaaatcaaaatttgatgtTTGGAGCAAGTTTTCTTTGTGAAACATGACTTGTACAAGCTACTAGCAAAGACTAAATTGtatgaaatcaaaatatcaGTGGTACAGTTGCTctttaacactaattttaagCTAATTTAGCAACCAATTTTCATCAGAGGAATGAAACTGaacttaaatcaaaattttatgtttggagcaacttttatttatgaaacctgACTTGTACAAGCTACCACCAAAGGCTAAATagtattttatcaaaatatgaGTGGTACAGTTGCTCTTTAGCCGTAATTTTAAGCCAATTTATCAAACTGAACCGTTATCAATGTACCAGCAAACTGAACTGTTATCAGGGCTAAACTGTTATCAATCTTCATAGCTACCAAAATGACATGGTGAACACAAATGATATCCAATAAATATCTAAACTGATATCCAATTCATATCCAAAATGATATCCAATATATATGACAAATTACATCACAAGCAAGGTAAATCCAATGTTGTCATCAATATTACATCCAAAATGATATCCAAAGATAATTAAATCCAAGTATGATTACATCCAAAATGATATCCTAATATCATTACATCCAAAATGATAAGATGATTACATCCAAAATATTAGagttcaaaatataaagaagGTCAACAACACTTTCATCATTCATCATTGAACAACACTTTCATCCTAATAGCAGTCATCATTCATCATTCACAGTGGGGTCTGGTTGTTGAGGAGGACCACTTTCAGTACCAATCACAGTGGATTCTTGGGTAAGTGGAACATCTGTTGGTGGACCTTGGGTGCCTTGTGTTTGTTCAGAAGCAGATTGGGCAGTAGGTCTTTGTGGACAGCCTTTCTTGTTGTGACCAAGCTCGTTACATATACCACATTTTTTTCTCTGCCCACCCTTTCTTAACTCACTgtcattcttcttcaactcccaCTCCTCCAATCTTCGTTTCTTTTTGGGCCTTCCTGGCATTGTCTTCTTCTTTGGTGGTAATATATCTGAATAAGGTGTAACCTCCCAGATATGTTGACCATTGATAGGGTAAATTTTGGTGTTGTAAGTCTCTTCATAAGTGGGCTTTCTAAACCAGTGGCTTATGTAATCTTTTGCATTAATGTTCAAAAATTTCATTGATGTTATGGCATGCGTACAAGGAACGCCAGTAATTGCCCATTTTCTACATGTGCAGTTCATGGTGTCCACATTGACAACAAATTGGTGGCCAAATTCTGAAATATGTAtaacttcaaataatttctctCTTGACCACCTGTATGTAACACAGAATTTACATCACAAAACTTAGAACAAATCAAGATAAATGGCTAAAATCATGTAGTGAGACAGTTTATAAAACTAACCTTGGTAACCAATATCTTCCTAACGAAGACTCATTCTGAAATCTATTCCAAACCTTAGGGCAGATTGAAGCATGATACTATGTCATCTTTGTCCTGTTGGCAGCCCATCTCTTCATAATGTATACCCTAATGTCTTCTAACATGATAATAATAGGCTTAGACCTACAATCTACTAGCACACTATTAAAGGCTTCAGACATGTTGTTGACAAGAATGTCACATTGTGATCTAGGGGTGAATCTAGATCGTGACCAAAACCtgtcataaaattaagaaataaaataaaataaagttctGAAGTATACAAAAATGAACTATGactataacaaataaaattaagaattcaGAAACATACCTAGGTGGAATGGAAAGCAAGTATTTAAAAGCCTCAACATTGATGGCTTTAATATTCCTCATCTCAGCTTCCCATTGTTGTGGATGTGTGGCTATTGCTGCCCTTCACATGAGACGTTTAAGGTTTTTTCCTGgaaatgtttttctaaaatttgaatagAGATGCCTAACATAATACCTTTGTTCTACCCCTGGTAAAAGATCTTGAAAAGCTGCCAAAAGACCTTGCCATGTTCAACATATTGAGTTACATATTGTGTAAtgaagatattaatttaaatgtacaagaaattgatcattcactgaccttttgttggtctgaaatAAATGTAATTCTTGCACACACATCTTTCCCACCAAGGTCCTCAATTAGCAGCTCCAAGAACCAAGTCCAACTCTCTTTGTTTTCAACCTCAACCACAACATATGCTATGGGCAGCATTTGCTCGTTTCCATCTCTTCCAACTGTTGTTAATAACTCCCCTCCATACTTGGTTTTCAGAAAACATTCATCCAAGCCAACAATAGGTCTACAACTCGCAAAGCTATCCTTGCATGCCTTCAAGCATGCataaaatctttgaaaaatcaCCTCACCATTAATGTTATCCACTTTAATTTGAACTGTTGAACCTGAATTTGTTTTCAGGAGCTCATGCCCATAATCATAAAGTCTTCTATATTGTTCATGGAGTGAtccttcaattttatcttttgccACGGCTCTTGCCTTAAAAGCCATATTTCTTGATATCCCTACATTCCATTTCCTAGTCATTTTATCTCTAATATCCATCACCTTCATAGTTGGGTTCTCTTTCACAGATTTCTCCATCCTTTCACTCAACCACTTAGAAGTCATCAACTTGACATTGAAATCCCTACTACAGCTGTGAGTATCAACCACTTTTCTAAGTTGTCATGCATTGACATCAATCCTAAAGGCACAATAGGCATACCAattacattttccttttccaccCAAGCACTTCACACAAATCCTTTTCTTGTCattctttataaatttcagGTTTCTCCCATTACTAAGTGCATAAGTTCGAATAGCATCCatgaattcatttttctcaGCGAAAAAGGTTCCTACCTCCCATTTATAACCATCCAAACTTCTTGGCATACTAAAAGTTGGAAAGGTTGTCTTACTCTTACTGGACCCACCATCCTCCTCACCCTCATTGTCCTCTACATA
Coding sequences:
- the LOC106758121 gene encoding uncharacterized protein LOC106758121: MDEERIKIVVHHSGQFLTDDNDVFKFDGEIAEWSVDADLLSYFGIVASVKELEDNEGEEDGGSSKSKTTFPTFSMPRSLDGYKWEVGTFFAEKNEFMDAIRTYALSNGRNLKFIKNDKKRICVKCLGGKGKCNCCSRDFNVKLMTSKWLSERMEKSVKENPTMKVMDIRDKMTRKWNVGISRNMAFKARAVAKDKIEGSLHEQYRRLYDYGHELLKTNSGSTVQIKVDNINGEVIFQRFYACLKACKDSFASCRPIVGLDECFLKTKYGGELLTTVGRDGNEQMLPIAYVVVEVENKESWTWFLELLIEDLGGKDVCARITFISDQQKVWNRFQNESSLGRYWLPRWSREKLFEVIHISEFGHQFVVNVDTMNCTCRKWAITGVPCTHAITSMKFLNINAKDYISHWFRKPTYEETYNTKIYPINGQHIWEVTPYSDILPPKKKTMPGRPKKKRRLEEWELKKNDSELRKGGQRKKCGICNELGHNKKGCPQRPTAQSASEQTQGTQGPPTDVPLTQESTVIGTESGPPQQPDPTVNDE